Proteins from a genomic interval of Micromonospora sp. NBC_00389:
- a CDS encoding SDR family NAD(P)-dependent oxidoreductase, which produces MTTMTLDGKVALVTGGSRGIGAGIALRLAQDGADVALTYRQNAEQAAIVVKQIEALGRRALVIQADGADPTAVRDAVDRAAAELGRLDILVNNAAVFLVGAMGELGTTEVEQTIAVNIRAPYVAVQAALRHLGDGGRIISIGSNVGERAVFPGLALYSMSKTALVGLTRGLARELGPRGITVNLVNPGPTDTDANPADGPNAAAIAGFTAVGRFARPADIAATVAHLASPEAGYVTGAVVNVDGGFTS; this is translated from the coding sequence ATGACGACGATGACACTTGACGGCAAGGTCGCCCTGGTGACCGGGGGTTCCCGGGGCATCGGGGCCGGTATCGCACTGCGCCTCGCACAGGATGGGGCCGACGTGGCGCTGACCTACCGGCAGAACGCGGAGCAGGCCGCGATCGTGGTGAAGCAGATCGAGGCACTGGGCCGGCGGGCACTGGTCATCCAGGCCGACGGCGCCGACCCGACCGCCGTACGGGACGCGGTCGACCGGGCAGCCGCCGAGCTGGGCCGACTGGACATCCTGGTGAACAACGCCGCGGTGTTCCTGGTCGGCGCCATGGGCGAGCTCGGCACGACGGAGGTGGAGCAGACGATCGCCGTCAATATCCGGGCGCCGTACGTCGCCGTACAGGCGGCGCTGCGGCACCTGGGCGACGGCGGGCGGATCATCAGCATCGGCAGCAACGTCGGTGAACGGGCGGTCTTTCCCGGGCTGGCGCTCTACTCGATGAGCAAGACCGCCCTGGTCGGGCTGACCCGGGGCCTGGCCCGCGAGCTGGGCCCCCGGGGCATCACCGTCAACCTGGTCAACCCCGGGCCCACGGACACCGACGCCAACCCGGCGGACGGGCCGAACGCGGCGGCCATCGCCGGCTTCACCGCCGTCGGCCGCTTCGCTCGCCCCGCCGACATCGCGGCCACCGTCGCACACCTGGCCAGCCCGGAGGCCGGCTACGTGACCGGTGCGGTGGTCAACGTGGACGGCGGCTTCACCAGCTGA
- a CDS encoding alpha/beta fold hydrolase gives MSYAEVNGLRLWYESHGDGQPLVLLHGGYGSVEMLAPIVPALSQRRRVVAVDLQGHGRTADIDRPLRYESMADDIAALLGHLDLSSADVLGYSLGGGVALRTAIQHPALVRRLVLVSTPCKQAGWYPEVLAAMASQDERVGEQMRGTPPHQLYERVAPRPQDWPQLWAKTGDLLRRDYDWSAEVARLVIPTLLVFADADSIPTSHVAEFFGLLGGGHRDAGWDGTDRPAARLAVLPGHTHYDIVGAPALPAAVLPFLTHQVGAPA, from the coding sequence GTGAGCTACGCCGAGGTCAACGGGCTGCGGCTCTGGTACGAGTCGCACGGCGACGGCCAGCCGTTGGTGCTGCTGCACGGCGGCTACGGGTCGGTGGAGATGCTCGCCCCGATCGTGCCGGCGCTGAGCCAGCGGAGGCGGGTCGTGGCGGTCGACCTCCAGGGCCACGGGCGCACTGCCGACATCGACCGCCCGCTGCGCTACGAGTCGATGGCCGACGACATCGCCGCGCTGCTCGGGCACCTCGACCTGTCCTCGGCCGACGTGCTGGGCTACTCGCTGGGCGGCGGTGTCGCGCTGCGTACCGCCATCCAACATCCGGCGCTGGTGCGCCGGCTCGTGCTGGTCTCCACGCCGTGCAAACAGGCCGGCTGGTATCCGGAGGTGCTGGCCGCCATGGCCAGCCAGGACGAGCGGGTCGGCGAGCAGATGCGCGGCACGCCGCCGCACCAGCTCTACGAGCGGGTCGCCCCGCGCCCGCAGGACTGGCCGCAACTCTGGGCCAAGACCGGTGACCTGCTGCGCCGCGACTACGACTGGTCCGCCGAGGTGGCGCGGCTGGTCATCCCGACGTTGCTGGTTTTCGCCGACGCCGACTCGATCCCGACCAGTCATGTGGCGGAGTTCTTCGGGCTGCTCGGCGGCGGGCACCGCGACGCCGGTTGGGACGGCACAGACCGTCCGGCCGCCCGGCTGGCCGTGCTGCCCGGGCACACGCACTACGACATCGTCGGCGCTCCGGCCCTGCCGGCGGCGGTGCTGCCGTTCCTCACCCACCAGGTCGGCGCGCCCGCCTGA